The sequence below is a genomic window from Marmota flaviventris isolate mMarFla1 chromosome 9, mMarFla1.hap1, whole genome shotgun sequence.
GGCTGGGGCAGAGGGGCTCAGTGCATTTGCCAGCTGCTTCCCagcacagagccacattcccttGTATGCATCTCAGGTGTGGAGCTGGCCACTGGGTGACCTTGGTCATGCAGGATGAGCCCAGTGCCCCTGCTCAGGGATGGTGAGGTCCATCTGTGGTCAGGGCTACAGCTCCAGGTCAGCCTGAAGGGTCAGGTGTTCCTGCTGCCTGCCCCTGAGGGGCCGAGTTGTGGCCTAGGCCCCTGTGTGCCGCTTCTGGCTTGAACCCTGACAGCGTTCGCCTCTCTGAGGGGAAACCCTGACAGCCAGGCCCTGTCCAGGCTGCCCCTGGGCTGTCCCTAAGGATGAAGTTGAAAGAGGTGGCAGCAGCTCAGCCTCCCGGGGGGCCTGGGGCAAGAGGTGAGGTGCAGAATGACCCCAAGGGCACAGAGGAGAGTAGTGATAGGACTGCACCCACTAGGTCCCCGTTTGATTGGCAGCTCACCCAGTGCCCTCTCCTTGAATCCGTCTCAGGTTCAGTCCCCACAGTGGCTGTGTGCACCCTGGGCCCATGACATTGCTGAGGTCAGCATCCCTACTCTGGGCGCTCACCCAGTCTGGCCCAGGGAAGTTATTTCTGAGAATGAAACGTCTCCTGAATCCCACACTCTATGGCCACTTCCAGGCAGCCCTCCTCAGGACCTGGGGCCCCATCCACCTCCTTCTCCTGTTGGCCGTGGTGAGCTGCTAGCACTTTGCCATGTCTGGGGCTCCAGGTAACGTGGACCCTGTCTCCCCTCACACACAGGCTGCCCAGGGCCTGCATCCAGCTCTGCCCATGGGGAGGCTGCCCTGCCAGGGTCCTCAAGCTGCCCTGACTGGGCTAGAGAGAGGCCCCTACCCTATGCACCTGCCCCTCACAGGAGCTGCCCCATCAAGAGGAGGCTGAGCTCTGCTCTCTCCATCATCTGGTCCCAAATGCAGCCTCTGCTGCCCCAGGGGTGAGCAGAGGGACCCGCGCTGGGAAGCAGTGCAGGATACAGGAATCAGGACCAGCCTCCTGCTCCATCCTACTCCACTCCCCCCCAAAATACCTGCAGTGTTGCTGGCCCACTGGGTGCTCTGGCCTGCGAGTTCTGACGTGGTCCTGCTGGTGGTAGCCAGTTCTGCCACATGGTTCCTAGTGACTGTTGAACCTGTCACACAAAGAAAAGTCCACCAACTCCAATCCTAAGCCAAATTAAAGCAACcttatattgtgtacacaagagAGCTGATCAGTGACTGCCTCACCCAGAGACCAGGCCAGAGGACAGCATCTGGTCTAAGCACAGGAAGGTTTTTATagctcaaaaatttaaaaagtggggtGTCTTCggaacttacagctaacagggtTCTGGCAAGCCTAACACAAGAGTAGATAACAGGTTAATGATTCTACATGGCTTAAATTTCAAGGTAGGGAATTAACTcagattccaacatcagaatttataagGAGCCGCTGAGGTTTTAGGGAGgattgttatctggtcaaggagagccaggcCTGGTTGAGTTCAGAGCACGGGtgggaattccaaacaagtttaaacATCACAGTATGGTCAGGCCAAATAAATATCTTAGTGTTgtaaagtaaaacagaaatgaacttttcatgaccttgtgacaagatggctcccaatcttaagatggaattaggctgggttcatcagcGGCCAATATCCATCATTAGAGACCGAATAGAAAAGCCCACGATGTCCAGCTACCACGCACCCAAACCCGAGACCGCCCCACCTGGCACCCTGCTTCACCTGGGCTCCCTGTGACGGGTCGGCAGCAGTCCACGCTCCTCCGCCAGAGCCTTCTCCCCTGCAGGACCTCCTGAAGGAGCGGAGGACAGACGGCCAGTGCCTGGACCCAGGAGGCTCTGTGCCTGGCTCCACCATAGGCAGGTACTCTCACCAGGGCCCTTCCTCCTGGCTGACCACACTCGGCCGACTCCTGCCCCAGTGACCAGGTCTGCTGGTTGGTGGATGCAGTGTGGCTTCTGCCAACCTCCATTGCTCCTGTTCCAGTCACACATTTGGGGAATGGAAAGTGCCTGCTGGGACAGTCCATGGCCTGGGGCCCATTGTGAGTGGACTTTAGATTTGGACACTGCTGAGCCCTTGGTGCCACATGGACAAGGAGCCATGTCGACACTCTGGGTGTCGAGACCCTCACCTGCTCCTGTGTGTCCACTGGTGCCCAGCACGTCTGGAGTCCCCTGTCCTTGAGTCCATTGCCCAAGTGATGTCCACATGATCTGTGGGGAAGGACTTGGGCGTAAGAGTAATAGTCCACAGCCATCGCATGTATGGCCGAGTCTTTTGTCCTGGGGACTCTGCCCTCCCTAGTCACGGGGCTGCATCTGAAGTTGAGTGAAGGCTCAGGGTCTGACCCCGGGGGAGCATGGCCCTGGGTCCTACCTCCCACCCTTGCTCCTTGGCTGGTGGGGACTGGGCAGTGACCTCCTTCGCTGGCCTGTTTCCCAAGAGGGACCCAGTCTTTGGGAACATTCTAAGAGCTCTCTGCCTGCCAAGGAGCACGGTGAGGAAGACTGCTGTCTTCCTGGGCCTCCTGCCTGCTGCGAGCACACCCCAGCAGCCGGCAAGCTGGACAGAGGCCCTCCAGGGCTTCCCATCCCTGGCCTTGGAGAGTGGGGCACCTGGCCTTCCTGAAGCAGCTGAGACTTTCCCATCCTGTGACAAAGGATGGACCCCTGTACCACAGGGAGAGGGTACAGTCCCCTCCCAGGGTCCCAGGAGACTTGAAGTGCTGGTCGCCCCAAATGAGGCAGAAGCTGGGAGATGGGCCCCCCACTGAGGGAAAGAGGGATACAGAGGCTAGAGACGTCGCCTTGCTACATACTGGGCCCCTCAGGTCCAGTCACGTGGCCCTGTTGGTGTCCCCTGGTCTGCAGGCTGCTGAGCACGGAAGGGGGTGGGAGGGGCTGAGGCCCAGCTTGGTCCCGGGGTGCAGGGGAAGAAGCAGCAGGCCACCCAGCTCCCACTGCAAGGGGGTCCAGGGCAAGGTTAGCCCAGGGATACCCCAAGGCCACCACCATTCAAGGCCCTGACACAAACCCAGGTCTCAGGTGTGACTGGGCAGAGGTTTGTTCTCCCCTGAAGGCCAAGGACCTGGGCTACTGCCCCCCATCTCTGGGCTGTAGACTCCTGGGTCCCATCCTCTGCACCCTTCCTGGGCACCTGGAGCCCTGGGAAGTTTAGACCTCGTCAATCTGCCTGCAGCCACCAAATACAGGGAAAGCCAGATGCCACCTGGCACTGAGCACCCACAGCAAGAAGTCAGGAACTTGCAGAACCTGGGACATGCATGCGACAGCAGAGGGAGAGGGGTTTAGATGGTGCACCAGGCTGGGACTGCCAGCAGACCCCTCCCCAGGCGAGATCACAGCACACCCACGTACAATGCACTTTATTGAATCCCACGGTGGACAGATGGGTGCGTGTCAATGCTTCAGAAAGCGAGGGGTGCAGGGGCAGAGCCTCAGCCCAGGGTACACGGCCAGCTAGGGAGGGTTGGACATGGCGAGAAGGGAAACTTGATCTTGCCTCAAATACAGGAAACTCTTTCAAATGttagttgtttgttttggtgctggggattgaacccagggctgcctgCATAGTCTGGCACCCTCCGCATGAAGCTCCACCCCTCACCCCTGccttaactcttttttttaattagtcatacatggcagcagaattcatttcatttcattgcacaaaaatggagcacaacttttcattctctggttgtacatgatgtagactCACACATTTTGTTTTAACCATTTCAGCACTTAACCCTTACAGTAATATTAAGTACACAAACATGAAGATGATGATCAGGATGATGGTGAAGACCATGGCAGTGACGTTCAGGCACTTGGCAGTGGAGGCGAAGGCCTGGGCCCCAGTTATGTCACCCACCATCTTCCTGTCCCTAGACTGGGGAGACCAGATGCAGAGGGTCAGGGGAGAGGCAGGTGCTAGGCCCAGGCCCCCAGGGTCCTCTCTGCTCTTGTCCCTCACACACTCAGACTGTGCAGCAGGCCCCAGTGCTGGCTGCTCACCCCAGCTTGGGAGACAGCCTGGGGTGCCACACTCTGCAGTGTGCAGCGGGTATTTCTGCCATTGGGCATAGGGAGAAGTCCTCTGGGTTGGGGATGGGGACAAGAGTGACCCCAGATTCCCAGGCTGCTCCCTCCTGTGTCTGCCCTGGGAGATCCCCTAATGCCCCCCACACTTACCCAGAAAGTGGAAGGCACACAGGGTCAATGCACACCAGCCATAGGGGGTGATCCACAGCAGCTCCCCCAGCACACACAGACCCACACAGATGCAGGTGGAGTGTCAGCCTCCCATGCACTTTCCCCCCCGCCCCTCCCACTGCCCAGCCCCCCCACAGCACACACACCTTCACAGAGTAGGCGAAGGCTAAGAAGCCCAGGCAGCAGAAGTTCATGAAGAGCGTGTTGAACAGGGACCAGGTGACATAGTCAGGTGTGATGTCCTCCCTGCTAATAGAGATCTCAGTGGACATCACGGGAGACAAGCCTGGCTCCTGGTGCACCTTGTTCTGCATTGAGAAGTCTGATATTGCTGAGGTCGGAGTCTGGGAAGTGCAATTCTTATGGCCCACAGAAGCCCTTTTGTGGAGTGGGGCCCAGATGCTAGGGGAGGGTCCTGGTAGGTCTGGCCCCTTCTCAGCAGCCTCCTCCCATGGACCCTAAAGTTCTGCTTTCTCAGAGGTTCTGCTTCCTTGTGTTTGTACATTAGTTAATTGTCTGAGGAAAGAAGATGGGGAA
It includes:
- the LOC139706836 gene encoding interferon-induced transmembrane protein 3-like — encoded protein: MQNKVHQEPGLSPVMSTEISISREDITPDYVTWSLFNTLFMNFCCLGFLAFAYSVKSRDRKMVGDITGAQAFASTAKCLNVTAMVFTIILIIIFMFVYLILL